Proteins from one Bifidobacterium sp. ESL0732 genomic window:
- a CDS encoding retron St85 family effector protein, with protein MRKEKRVLNPNIYPDSVVENLSAHLDPGNDGMKKPSFEHSFVFICGKQILDKNGNRVPRSEQSNTNRYNIADFITRQNSKINIVFSEDFYNEKQNLDLLTFEEFLAEVCDLIILPVESAGTICELGAFSHSSEELNKKLVILVEKEYENNKSFIVQGPIEKSRNAGASILYAPVKDDDTSILSLNVQTTLKYRLSTLLKNRKLNNPKSNPTQARLDSFVHEIMDLLLIASPISLSDLMMLYREVKGYKKDIGLIMDNENGAGKRIKIKHILAFLESANLASKKTLTVPTSKNHSRKIDYYYSTEILDKNQLFLFNRTISTYNALQQQRVNILERKYRFKDESVMGNA; from the coding sequence ATGCGGAAAGAGAAAAGGGTTCTTAATCCAAATATCTATCCCGATTCTGTAGTTGAGAATCTTTCCGCACACCTCGACCCCGGTAACGACGGTATGAAAAAGCCCTCATTCGAACATTCTTTTGTTTTTATCTGTGGCAAACAAATTTTAGATAAAAACGGCAATCGTGTTCCACGTTCCGAACAATCAAATACGAACCGTTATAACATTGCTGACTTTATAACAAGGCAAAATTCAAAAATTAATATAGTTTTTTCAGAAGATTTTTATAATGAAAAACAAAATTTAGATTTACTTACTTTTGAAGAGTTTCTTGCCGAGGTATGCGATCTCATAATTCTTCCAGTTGAAAGTGCAGGCACTATTTGTGAACTTGGTGCTTTCTCGCACAGTTCAGAGGAATTAAATAAGAAACTGGTCATCTTGGTTGAAAAGGAATATGAGAACAATAAATCTTTTATCGTTCAAGGACCTATCGAAAAATCAAGAAATGCTGGTGCATCAATTCTATACGCACCTGTAAAGGATGATGATACCTCAATATTGAGTTTGAATGTACAAACTACACTCAAGTATAGATTAAGTACACTGCTCAAAAATCGGAAACTAAATAATCCAAAGTCCAATCCGACCCAGGCTCGATTGGATTCATTTGTACATGAAATCATGGATTTACTATTAATAGCGTCACCTATTAGCCTTTCAGACTTAATGATGCTTTATCGCGAAGTAAAAGGGTACAAGAAGGATATAGGTTTAATTATGGATAATGAAAATGGGGCGGGTAAAAGAATTAAAATAAAACATATTTTAGCTTTTTTAGAGTCTGCAAATCTCGCAAGCAAAAAAACATTAACCGTTCCGACAAGTAAAAATCATTCCAGAAAAATCGACTATTACTATTCCACTGAGATTCTAGACAAGAATCAGCTTTTTCTTTTTAATCGGACAATTAGTACTTATAACGCATTACAGCAACAACGTGTCAATATCCTTGAAAGAAAATACCGTTTTAAAGATGAAAGTGTGATGGGAAATGCCTGA
- a CDS encoding ATP-binding protein gives MLIDFSFSNFRSFRDEQAFSMSRSAKNNSTSTVTAVYGSNASGKSNFLKALATMTNMVRNSYSQGVNSSGIIRDAFALTDNAAGIDMKPSEFLAEFIASDRQKYRYYFTFDSERIIEESLTVYRRLGDRLSTRPALLFAREDGQKPVFGPRFGAKGLLEETLKRRANALILSAAAAAGVESTQPAFDFLARDIVYCEALAFPQEKPRIAQEFSKQTRFSKNLAKLLHYADFGIGTMDVVPASLGLNDQVIAQLKRQLHDQLGADDEKLDAMFAQSAQQSQQQVQFRFQHTGEHGVPKQFNEAQESQGTLGALSFFSLALRQLSHQTVTLIDEIDTSLHPLLVRQLVSLFADPETNPHGSQLIFTTHDISLLSAGSFSGDRLLEPDQIWFVEKDIDGASEIYPVTDMKLRKGENISKNYMNGVYGAVPTPGFHSVFAQIINEQESDDDSFDVGDGQTNSQRLEAGDGQ, from the coding sequence ATGCTGATAGATTTTTCGTTCTCGAATTTCCGCAGTTTCCGGGATGAGCAGGCGTTCTCGATGTCTCGTAGCGCGAAGAATAATTCGACTTCAACAGTCACTGCCGTCTATGGTTCCAATGCTTCTGGCAAATCCAATTTTCTCAAAGCGCTTGCCACGATGACGAATATGGTACGTAATAGCTATAGCCAAGGGGTGAACTCGTCGGGGATTATTAGAGACGCGTTTGCTCTGACGGATAATGCGGCTGGTATAGACATGAAACCGTCTGAATTTCTGGCCGAGTTCATAGCCTCTGACAGGCAGAAATATCGCTATTACTTCACCTTCGATTCGGAACGGATTATTGAAGAGTCATTGACGGTTTACCGGCGTCTTGGCGATCGGCTTTCCACTCGTCCGGCCTTGCTATTCGCCCGTGAAGATGGACAGAAGCCTGTCTTTGGTCCCAGATTTGGTGCCAAAGGTCTTTTGGAGGAAACCCTGAAGCGCAGAGCCAATGCGTTGATTCTTTCCGCTGCCGCTGCTGCTGGCGTGGAGTCCACCCAACCGGCATTTGATTTTCTTGCGCGAGATATCGTGTATTGCGAGGCGTTGGCTTTCCCACAGGAAAAGCCGCGTATCGCCCAGGAATTCTCAAAGCAGACAAGATTCTCGAAAAATCTGGCAAAGTTGCTGCATTATGCTGATTTCGGCATTGGGACAATGGACGTGGTGCCGGCAAGCCTGGGATTGAACGATCAAGTCATTGCGCAACTAAAGCGACAGCTGCATGATCAGCTTGGTGCTGATGATGAGAAATTGGACGCCATGTTCGCCCAAAGTGCCCAGCAATCCCAGCAACAGGTTCAGTTCCGTTTCCAGCATACCGGTGAGCATGGGGTCCCCAAGCAATTCAATGAGGCTCAGGAATCGCAAGGTACGCTTGGTGCGTTGTCGTTCTTCTCCCTTGCTTTAAGACAACTCTCTCATCAGACGGTAACTTTGATTGACGAGATTGACACCAGTTTGCATCCATTGTTGGTTCGTCAGTTAGTGTCGCTGTTCGCTGACCCCGAGACTAATCCTCATGGATCTCAATTAATTTTCACTACGCATGATATCTCGTTGCTGAGTGCGGGATCTTTTAGCGGTGATCGTCTCCTTGAACCTGATCAGATTTGGTTTGTGGAAAAGGATATTGATGGAGCCTCAGAGATTTACCCCGTAACTGATATGAAACTGCGAAAAGGTGAAAATATCAGTAAGAACTATATGAATGGAGTATACGGAGCAGTACCCACGCCCGGGTTCCATTCGGTATTTGCACAAATTATCAATGAACAAGAGTCAGACGATGATTCGTTTGATGTGGGTGATGGCCAAACGAATAGCCAACGACTAGAAGCTGGTGATGGTCAATGA
- a CDS encoding RloB family protein, with amino-acid sequence MSKKRSAPAHGRSVHRRHHRLRRDRYLVVCGGEVTERQYFEHCAQEFNVDIRYKPKVYSPSAVAKYAAQLKKDEEAEVGDDAEAYKKVWVVVDVDHFHDHAEAERICKANGMRLIISNPCFEVWLIDHIQRCPESYKLTKDVERYASQLGITKGPRNKYIEFSAIEGKTVQALTNASRHNSNRYQRQQLTVNSEQDYAPWTDMPEVIEELRK; translated from the coding sequence ATGAGTAAGAAGCGTTCAGCACCTGCTCACGGACGCAGCGTGCATAGGCGACATCATCGGCTTCGTCGCGATCGTTATCTGGTCGTTTGTGGCGGTGAGGTGACCGAGCGGCAATATTTCGAGCATTGCGCGCAGGAATTCAATGTGGACATCAGGTATAAGCCCAAAGTCTATAGTCCCTCTGCGGTAGCGAAATATGCTGCTCAGCTAAAGAAGGATGAGGAAGCTGAAGTCGGCGATGATGCCGAAGCGTATAAGAAAGTGTGGGTTGTGGTCGATGTCGACCATTTTCATGACCATGCCGAAGCTGAAAGGATATGCAAGGCAAACGGTATGAGACTCATCATTTCTAACCCATGCTTTGAGGTTTGGCTTATTGATCATATCCAGCGGTGTCCCGAAAGCTATAAGTTGACCAAGGATGTGGAGCGATATGCCAGCCAGCTTGGAATCACCAAGGGGCCCAGAAACAAATATATTGAGTTTTCTGCGATTGAGGGGAAGACGGTCCAGGCGCTGACAAATGCGTCTCGCCATAATAGCAACCGATATCAACGGCAGCAATTGACGGTGAACTCCGAGCAGGATTACGCGCCGTGGACCGACATGCCGGAAGTCATCGAGGAACTAAGGAAGTAG
- a CDS encoding type I restriction endonuclease subunit R, whose product MIVDDQITSATEHLDKTYSILLEGPEETVCTEAPSVPSNSAAYQSEAELEAQLIKQLCAQGYQRILVHTQDEMVLNLRHQIENLNGFVFIDADWETFFQTKIANASDGIVEKTRIIQHSPVIDFTTSDGVLHNVMLLDRNHIHHNQLQVLNQYEANEGTHKNRYDVTILVNGLPLVHIELKRRGVDLRQAFNQIERYQRESFWSQSGLFEYVQLFIISNGSLTKYYSNTTRWQKTHDERGKKTSASYQFTSWWTDAKNHRIMDLVPFTASFLSRGTLLMILTHYCVLDVDDNLLVMRPYQICATERILNRILISEISKKRLGTSAAGGYIWHTTGSGKTLTSFKTAILASQMEGINKVLFVVDRKDLDYQTMKEYNKFQPGAVNGSTNTAALTENLESNDPDKRICVTTIQKLAVYLSHAQKGNPLFAEHVVFIFDECHRSQFGKMHKAITSAFKNYHLFGFTGTPIFAKNAQSGGDPELKTTQQAFGDCLHKYTVVNAIDDGNVLPFKVDYVKTFSHKNGRPDEQVEGIDTNTAWQNPKRIRLISQYILDHYAQKTKRDSAYQYKDAYHMGFNSILACDSISSAKAYYTEIQSLLPDYPELNLKVATIFTYAPNGEEDDAQGILTEEQMDIAGMKPADRDFLDAAIADYNKMFKSNFGTDGKGFDRYYKDVSRRMKNRDLDLLIVVDMFLTGFDAKTLNTLWVDKNLRLHGLIQAFSRTNRILNSVKTFGNIVCFRDLSDEVDEALGLFGDPNAAGIVLLKPYEDYFTKYSEALAHLRDDFPLDGDFSGLGEKAEKDFIKTFGALLRLRNILTCFDQFADDDPLKGHDRELQDYQSHYLDLADKYKRRDQGERVSICDDLVFEMELVKQVEVNIDYILMLVEQYHGENIEDKQIADTIRSSVASSPELRDKADLIDAFLQLVGFGDQDPIILLKSLTTEERHEVISGQWKTFVADSMEHELDAIISSHNLKPDETKAFMSEAFISGRVTDEGTAIRRIMKPISRFAKDNPYAEQRQDVVDSLTAFYNRYKSLTPVYPNAAVD is encoded by the coding sequence ATGATCGTTGATGACCAGATAACCTCTGCAACGGAACATTTGGACAAGACATATTCCATCCTGCTGGAAGGGCCGGAGGAAACAGTCTGTACTGAAGCTCCGAGCGTTCCGAGCAATTCTGCTGCCTACCAGTCTGAGGCGGAGCTGGAGGCTCAGCTTATCAAGCAGTTGTGTGCTCAGGGATATCAGCGAATTTTGGTCCATACCCAAGATGAGATGGTTCTTAATCTGCGTCATCAGATTGAAAATCTTAATGGTTTTGTATTTATCGATGCGGATTGGGAAACTTTTTTCCAAACGAAAATCGCAAACGCTTCCGATGGCATCGTTGAGAAGACTCGTATCATCCAGCATTCGCCGGTGATTGATTTTACGACCAGTGATGGTGTCCTTCATAATGTCATGCTTCTTGACCGTAATCATATTCATCACAATCAGCTGCAGGTACTCAACCAATATGAAGCCAATGAAGGCACCCACAAGAATCGTTATGACGTCACCATTCTTGTCAATGGACTACCGCTTGTCCATATTGAACTCAAACGGCGTGGAGTTGATCTCCGGCAGGCGTTCAACCAAATCGAACGTTACCAACGGGAAAGCTTCTGGTCTCAATCAGGACTTTTTGAATATGTTCAGCTTTTCATTATTTCGAATGGTTCTCTGACCAAGTACTACTCCAACACAACGCGTTGGCAGAAAACCCACGATGAACGAGGCAAAAAGACCAGTGCTTCCTATCAGTTCACAAGCTGGTGGACTGATGCCAAAAATCATCGAATTATGGACCTTGTGCCCTTTACTGCTTCGTTCCTTTCTCGTGGTACGCTGCTGATGATATTGACGCATTATTGCGTGCTTGATGTCGACGACAATCTTCTAGTCATGCGTCCATATCAGATATGCGCAACCGAACGTATCCTCAACCGAATCCTGATTTCTGAGATTAGTAAGAAACGTCTTGGGACCAGTGCGGCAGGTGGCTATATTTGGCACACCACTGGTTCAGGCAAGACGCTTACCTCATTCAAGACCGCTATTCTCGCTTCCCAGATGGAGGGAATCAACAAGGTACTGTTTGTCGTGGATCGTAAGGATCTCGATTATCAGACAATGAAGGAATACAATAAATTCCAACCCGGAGCTGTGAACGGTTCAACGAATACTGCGGCATTAACGGAAAACCTTGAATCGAACGATCCTGACAAGCGTATCTGTGTTACCACTATCCAGAAATTAGCCGTCTATCTTTCGCATGCGCAGAAGGGCAACCCGTTATTTGCTGAGCATGTTGTTTTCATATTCGATGAATGCCATCGGTCTCAATTCGGTAAGATGCATAAGGCTATAACTTCGGCATTTAAGAATTACCATCTGTTCGGGTTTACGGGGACGCCTATTTTTGCAAAGAACGCACAATCTGGCGGAGACCCCGAACTGAAGACGACTCAGCAAGCATTCGGTGACTGCTTGCATAAATATACTGTTGTCAACGCGATTGACGATGGCAACGTTTTGCCGTTTAAAGTGGATTATGTCAAGACGTTTAGTCATAAGAACGGTCGTCCTGATGAACAAGTCGAAGGCATTGATACCAATACAGCTTGGCAAAATCCGAAGCGTATCCGGCTTATTTCTCAATATATACTTGACCACTATGCTCAGAAAACCAAGAGAGATTCGGCCTATCAATACAAAGATGCTTACCACATGGGGTTCAACTCGATTTTGGCTTGCGACTCCATCTCATCAGCTAAGGCATACTATACCGAGATTCAATCGTTACTTCCTGACTATCCTGAGCTGAATCTTAAGGTGGCAACTATCTTTACCTATGCTCCGAATGGTGAGGAAGACGATGCCCAGGGCATACTGACCGAAGAACAGATGGACATTGCTGGCATGAAACCGGCTGATCGAGATTTTCTTGACGCGGCCATCGCTGATTACAACAAGATGTTCAAGAGCAATTTCGGTACTGATGGTAAGGGATTTGACAGATATTACAAGGATGTTTCTCGGCGTATGAAAAACCGGGATTTGGATTTGCTCATCGTCGTTGACATGTTCCTTACTGGATTTGACGCCAAGACACTCAATACGTTGTGGGTCGATAAGAATCTCAGGCTTCATGGATTGATTCAAGCGTTTAGCCGAACCAATCGTATTCTTAATTCAGTCAAGACTTTCGGCAATATCGTTTGCTTCCGTGATTTGTCGGATGAGGTGGACGAGGCGCTTGGGCTTTTCGGCGATCCTAATGCGGCCGGCATTGTTTTGCTTAAGCCATATGAGGATTATTTCACGAAATATAGCGAAGCTTTGGCACACTTGCGCGATGATTTTCCGTTGGATGGTGATTTCTCTGGATTAGGGGAGAAGGCGGAAAAGGATTTCATCAAAACGTTTGGTGCTCTGCTCAGGCTTCGGAATATTCTTACTTGCTTTGATCAATTCGCTGACGATGACCCTTTGAAAGGTCATGATCGCGAACTACAGGATTATCAGAGCCATTATCTGGACCTTGCCGATAAATACAAGCGACGTGACCAAGGAGAACGTGTCAGCATCTGCGACGATTTGGTCTTTGAGATGGAGCTTGTAAAACAAGTTGAAGTCAACATCGACTATATCCTCATGTTGGTCGAGCAATATCACGGTGAGAACATTGAGGATAAGCAAATAGCCGATACGATTCGTAGCTCTGTGGCATCTTCGCCGGAATTGCGAGACAAGGCTGATCTTATCGATGCGTTCCTTCAACTGGTCGGCTTTGGCGACCAAGACCCGATCATTCTTCTTAAGTCGCTCACCACTGAGGAACGACATGAAGTGATTTCAGGCCAGTGGAAGACCTTCGTTGCCGATTCCATGGAGCATGAACTCGATGCAATAATTTCGAGCCACAATCTGAAACCAGATGAAACCAAGGCATTCATGTCAGAAGCTTTCATTTCTGGCAGAGTGACTGATGAAGGCACAGCAATCCGCCGCATCATGAAGCCAATCTCCCGTTTCGCCAAGGACAATCCCTACGCCGAGCAGCGTCAGGATGTGGTCGATTCCTTGACTGCGTTCTACAACCGCTACAAGAGTCTGACGCCGGTGTATCCAAACGCTGCTGTAGATTGA
- a CDS encoding type I restriction-modification system subunit M translates to MAAEDSKNQRDELHKAIWNIAEKERNAVDSWDFKAYIFCFLFYRFISEDLAEYIDKGEHETGNKTFSYADLSDEEAEIAREDVTKEKGFFMLPSQLFQNVAKNPEKDDKLNITVKNIFADIERSSVGTASEDDFKGLFDDVDVTSTKLGANLSERNARLAGIITGIRDLDFGNIRDADIDLFGDAYEYLMNMYASNAGKSGGEYFTPQEVAELLARIVIGHRTYVNKVYDPACGSGSLLLRFAKILGQENVRQGFFGQEKNPTTYNLARINMFLHHINFDRFDIAQGDTLINPKHWDDQPFDAIVSNPPYSTHWKGDSDPTLINDPRFSPAGVLAPKGYADLAFTMHMFSWLSTDGTAAIVEFPGVLYRGGAEEKIRQYLVQGNFVSAVIQLPVNLFFGVSIATCILVLSKSKTDDKVLFVDASEQFGHVGNKNKLMPENIDKIASTVVDRTEKEYFSKLVSIDEIGSETNHYNLSVGTWIEKKDTKEKVDINELNQRIKGIVSRENELRQQIDAIVADLES, encoded by the coding sequence ATGGCAGCGGAAGATAGCAAGAATCAACGCGACGAGTTGCATAAGGCGATTTGGAATATTGCTGAGAAAGAGCGCAACGCCGTCGATAGTTGGGATTTCAAAGCATATATCTTCTGCTTCTTGTTCTACCGGTTTATCTCCGAAGATCTTGCCGAATATATCGATAAAGGTGAACATGAAACCGGTAATAAAACCTTCTCATACGCTGATTTAAGCGACGAAGAAGCTGAAATAGCGCGTGAGGATGTGACGAAGGAGAAGGGCTTCTTTATGTTGCCTTCCCAGCTATTCCAGAACGTTGCTAAAAATCCCGAGAAAGACGACAAACTCAATATAACGGTTAAGAATATTTTTGCTGATATCGAGCGGTCCAGTGTTGGCACGGCTTCGGAAGATGACTTCAAAGGTTTGTTCGATGATGTCGATGTTACCAGTACCAAGTTAGGTGCCAACCTTTCTGAACGTAACGCAAGGCTTGCTGGCATAATCACCGGCATTCGTGATCTTGATTTCGGGAACATTCGAGATGCCGATATCGATTTGTTTGGTGACGCATACGAATATCTGATGAATATGTATGCCAGCAATGCCGGCAAATCGGGTGGCGAATACTTTACACCTCAGGAAGTCGCCGAGTTGCTTGCCCGCATCGTGATAGGGCATCGAACCTACGTTAACAAAGTCTACGATCCAGCTTGTGGATCAGGCTCGTTGTTGTTACGCTTCGCAAAAATCCTTGGTCAAGAGAACGTTCGTCAGGGCTTCTTCGGCCAGGAAAAGAACCCGACCACGTACAACCTTGCCCGAATCAATATGTTTCTGCACCATATTAATTTCGATCGCTTCGATATTGCACAAGGCGATACACTTATCAATCCAAAACACTGGGATGATCAACCATTCGATGCCATTGTTTCCAATCCGCCTTATTCGACGCATTGGAAAGGTGACAGCGACCCCACGCTCATCAATGATCCGCGATTTTCTCCTGCTGGCGTGCTGGCGCCGAAGGGATATGCAGATTTGGCGTTCACCATGCATATGTTTTCGTGGTTGTCGACAGATGGTACCGCGGCGATAGTTGAGTTTCCTGGTGTGCTCTACCGAGGTGGGGCTGAAGAAAAGATCAGGCAGTATTTGGTTCAAGGAAATTTTGTCAGTGCTGTTATCCAGCTACCTGTCAATCTTTTCTTTGGCGTCTCTATTGCCACCTGTATTCTGGTGCTGAGCAAGTCAAAAACCGATGACAAGGTATTGTTCGTCGATGCATCTGAACAATTTGGGCATGTCGGTAACAAGAACAAGCTGATGCCAGAGAATATCGACAAAATTGCTTCGACGGTAGTTGACCGAACCGAGAAAGAGTATTTCTCCAAGCTGGTAAGTATCGACGAGATTGGCTCTGAAACCAATCATTACAATCTTTCTGTTGGCACTTGGATTGAGAAGAAAGACACCAAAGAGAAAGTTGACATCAACGAGCTTAATCAGCGCATCAAAGGTATCGTAAGCCGCGAAAATGAGTTGCGACAGCAAATCGATGCGATTGTTGCTGATCTGGAGAGTTGA
- a CDS encoding retron St85 family RNA-directed DNA polymerase — protein MPDSLVNSISEDLKISIDLVQSTVINADTLYRSYKIPKKTGGYRIIREPSETLKLLQYWAVKKFFYFFPISKYAMAYESGNSTIKTAQAHIKASHLFHTDIRNFFPSITDNSFNALLNQHISEIKAKGLLYPDLEATLDKILFRNHKACMGAPSSPHLSNAIMYDFDNEVGNYCENSKLIYTRYSDDIYISSSKFIKPQVQSDIFSYIEEHDFIPNYRKTHFYSGKSHIKVTGITIQRHNRLTTGTRWKKKIKKALYTYIKNGEGEPDEILGYLTYLKNIEPDYYQRLIRKYSTYLPVKSILQLLKEQKNATQEIE, from the coding sequence ATGCCTGATTCCTTAGTCAACTCTATTTCCGAAGATTTAAAGATTTCTATTGATTTGGTACAATCGACCGTTATAAACGCAGACACTTTATATCGGTCTTATAAAATCCCTAAAAAGACTGGTGGCTATAGAATCATTCGAGAACCCAGTGAAACCCTAAAGCTACTTCAATATTGGGCCGTAAAAAAGTTTTTTTATTTCTTCCCTATTTCAAAATACGCGATGGCATATGAATCTGGGAACTCTACCATAAAAACTGCACAAGCTCATATAAAAGCCTCGCATCTTTTTCATACAGATATAAGAAATTTTTTCCCTTCAATTACCGATAATTCATTTAATGCACTTCTTAATCAACATATCTCAGAAATTAAAGCTAAAGGGCTTTTATACCCAGACCTGGAAGCCACGCTAGACAAAATACTGTTCAGAAATCATAAAGCTTGTATGGGAGCACCATCATCTCCTCACTTATCTAATGCAATCATGTATGACTTTGATAATGAAGTTGGTAATTACTGCGAAAATTCGAAACTTATATACACCAGATATTCTGATGACATTTACATTTCGTCCTCTAAGTTCATCAAACCACAAGTTCAGAGCGACATTTTTTCTTATATTGAAGAACATGATTTTATACCAAATTATAGAAAAACACATTTTTACTCAGGCAAATCACATATTAAAGTAACTGGCATTACAATTCAAAGACATAATCGTCTAACAACTGGCACTAGATGGAAGAAAAAGATTAAAAAAGCCTTATATACTTATATAAAAAATGGAGAGGGAGAGCCTGATGAAATATTAGGCTATTTAACTTATCTTAAAAATATCGAACCAGATTATTATCAACGGCTGATTAGAAAGTATTCAACTTATCTACCCGTAAAGAGCATTCTTCAACTCTTGAAGGAACAGAAAAATGCTACTCAGGAAATAGAATAA
- a CDS encoding DUF4238 domain-containing protein, producing the protein MTAAGKVAPSPIGKAETKRQHYVPRFFLSGFTSRKDGKFDVLRRTASGVIRLSGQRVENVAVERNLYEVKVPEAEDGKDNLFPNGVENLLSQFEGSFSGRFRVIIEALLEASVRKTWTDAELEDICDSISIFIAALYVRNPKSVKKMLENAKNLVPVLEQSQLGTSDALEQLYSETMGSDWSEKIHLTPEMASQVLGLSELVSPSKAGIEKGNKYPLIEYAEYLRNCSFQFLTTAVDQPFIGISEPHFEGVRDSGRSYGLLYFPLSSRLAVLIVDDDKHTFEKKSLNRKQLRLFNRAALVGEEWDWAFCSRGDYLDSFRKRNSDNE; encoded by the coding sequence ATGACTGCAGCAGGAAAAGTGGCTCCTTCCCCGATAGGTAAGGCTGAAACTAAAAGACAACACTACGTTCCACGATTTTTCTTGTCGGGCTTTACAAGTAGAAAAGATGGGAAATTTGATGTTTTACGGAGAACCGCTTCTGGAGTAATTCGTTTGTCTGGTCAAAGGGTTGAAAATGTGGCTGTTGAACGAAATTTATATGAGGTAAAAGTTCCAGAAGCGGAAGACGGAAAGGATAATTTGTTTCCAAATGGGGTTGAAAACCTGCTATCTCAGTTTGAAGGTTCTTTCTCTGGACGTTTTCGAGTGATAATTGAGGCACTCTTAGAAGCATCAGTTCGGAAGACTTGGACAGATGCAGAATTAGAAGATATTTGCGATTCGATATCTATTTTTATTGCTGCGCTTTATGTGAGAAACCCAAAAAGCGTCAAAAAAATGCTTGAAAATGCTAAGAATCTCGTGCCTGTTTTAGAACAGTCTCAACTTGGAACATCTGATGCACTGGAACAGTTATATTCGGAAACGATGGGCTCGGATTGGTCTGAGAAAATTCATTTGACGCCGGAAATGGCATCGCAAGTTCTCGGATTATCAGAGTTAGTATCTCCGTCAAAAGCAGGTATAGAAAAGGGTAATAAGTATCCTCTAATAGAATATGCCGAGTATCTAAGAAATTGTAGTTTCCAGTTTTTAACAACGGCGGTCGATCAGCCATTTATTGGAATATCTGAGCCCCATTTTGAGGGAGTAAGAGATTCTGGACGTTCATATGGTTTGCTTTATTTTCCTCTCAGCTCCAGATTGGCTGTCCTCATAGTTGATGATGATAAACATACCTTTGAAAAGAAGTCACTTAATAGGAAACAATTACGACTTTTCAATAGAGCCGCATTAGTAGGAGAAGAGTGGGATTGGGCTTTCTGCAGTAGGGGAGACTATCTTGATTCATTCAGGAAAAGGAATAGCGACAATGAGTAA
- a CDS encoding restriction endonuclease subunit S, with protein sequence MSKIDEILEQLCPDGVEYRALADVFETRNGYTPSKKNSEYWTDGSVNWFRMEDIRANGHILSDSIQKVSHSAVKGGEPFAADSLIVATSATIGEHALVTVPFLCNQRFTCLTRKAEFVNKLDMKFFLYYADLLDKYCLEHTNNGGFASVSMTAFRDFPVAIPPLEIQQEIVRILDSFTKLELELELELELRKTQYDYYRNRLIDFAEDTSLLELGEVVFMKAGKHIAGSEIKDVQSQENPYPCYGGNGIRGYVSEFNNQGEKVLIGRQGALCGNICRVSGKFYATEHAVVTTCNEHILPAYAFHMLTAANLNQYKSQGAQPGLAVSNLKKIKIQVPSIEQQRHIANVLDQFSALTTSLTDGLPAEIQARHQQYEYYRDKLLDFPRKKTEA encoded by the coding sequence ATGAGTAAAATTGACGAGATACTTGAGCAGCTTTGTCCTGATGGGGTTGAGTATAGAGCTTTAGCTGATGTATTTGAAACGAGGAATGGATATACACCTTCGAAAAAGAATTCTGAATATTGGACGGATGGTTCTGTTAATTGGTTCCGAATGGAAGATATTCGTGCAAATGGACATATTTTGTCTGATTCAATTCAAAAGGTGTCTCACTCAGCAGTGAAAGGTGGAGAGCCTTTCGCGGCTGATTCGTTGATTGTAGCAACGTCTGCAACAATTGGTGAGCATGCTTTAGTTACTGTTCCATTCCTTTGTAATCAGCGTTTTACCTGTCTGACAAGAAAGGCTGAATTTGTCAATAAATTGGATATGAAATTCTTTCTTTACTATGCAGATTTGCTTGATAAATACTGTCTGGAACATACGAATAATGGCGGTTTTGCGTCGGTTTCTATGACTGCTTTTCGTGACTTTCCAGTTGCTATACCACCGTTGGAAATTCAGCAGGAAATTGTGCGAATTCTGGATTCATTTACTAAGCTTGAGTTGGAGCTTGAGTTGGAGCTTGAGTTGCGCAAAACACAATATGATTATTATCGTAATCGTCTTATTGATTTCGCAGAAGATACTTCGTTGCTAGAACTAGGTGAAGTAGTTTTTATGAAAGCCGGGAAACATATAGCTGGTTCTGAAATAAAAGACGTTCAATCACAAGAGAATCCATATCCGTGTTATGGAGGGAATGGTATACGAGGTTACGTTTCCGAGTTCAATAATCAAGGTGAGAAAGTTCTTATTGGGCGGCAAGGGGCATTATGCGGTAATATTTGCAGGGTGTCTGGTAAGTTTTATGCAACTGAACATGCTGTTGTAACTACGTGTAATGAGCACATACTTCCTGCCTATGCATTTCATATGCTAACTGCTGCTAATTTAAATCAATACAAATCGCAAGGCGCTCAGCCAGGTTTAGCAGTTTCGAATTTAAAGAAAATTAAAATCCAGGTTCCTTCAATTGAGCAACAAAGACATATTGCAAATGTTCTTGATCAATTCAGCGCATTAACGACGTCGCTAACCGATGGTTTACCTGCTGAGATTCAGGCCAGGCATCAACAGTACGAGTATTATCGGGATAAGTTACTTGATTTTCCAAGAAAGAAGACTGAGGCATGA